TCCCCCATCACCCAAGCGGCGGGGGTCTGAATACGCGGGTCCCCGAGGGCCTCTCCGATGGCGTAGGCCTGGGCTGCAGCCTCCAGAGTCGGTTCAAGGTCTCCCAGAAACCCATAATTCATTGCTACGACGAAGTAGGCCATGCCCAGCCATGACCGTTCCTCTGTCCGTTCCAGCAGAGAGACGGCCTTTCGGCCATGTTCCACACCCGGCTCCAACTGCCCAGATCTGTAATCTTCCAACGCGAGCACATAGTAGGCTTTCCCCATCGTCGCCTCGTCATTGCATTGCATGGCCTCCTCAATAGCTCTATTGGCGCTCTGGGCCGTCCCCTCGTGATCGGCTAGGAACGTATAAGTGCGAGCCAACAGTAGATAGTAGCGGCCAGTTATCAAGGGGTTCTGGAGTTGCTCGACGCGGTCCCGTTGGCGAAGGAGGAGATCGAGGGCGTCTTGGAAGCGGCCTAGGGCTGAGAGGGAGCGGGCAAGACGAGGCACGATGTCCATGAGCCGAGCCTCCCACTCCTCGGCCGACAAGCGCTCCACATGACCCAAGGCCTCGTGAAGGGCTTTGACAGCTTCGGCATGGGCAAACTTCCGCGTCGCCTGTCTGGCGAACTGAACCAAATACTCGACCGCTTTCGCAGAATCCTCGGTCTTCGAGTAGTGGTACGCCAGGCGATCGTAGACTTGCTCGAGGCGATCCGCATGGAGCCCCTCGAGGGCCTGACCGGCCGCCGCGTGGAGGGCCTGGCGGCGAGAGGTCAGGAGACTCTCGTAAGCCACCTCCTGCGTCAGGGCGTGCTTGAAGAGATATACCGGTTCCGTGGCCCAGGTCTGTTCATAGAGGAACTCGATCCGCTTGAGCTCTGAGAGATGGGTCTCTACGCTTCCGGACCCCTCCCACGTGGCGTTCAAGAGCCTGAGGGACACTTCCCGGCCGAGAA
The genomic region above belongs to Candidatus Rokuibacteriota bacterium and contains:
- a CDS encoding tetratricopeptide repeat protein — translated: LPHGPTVPDTIHGVITARIDRLPEETKRVLQAASVLGREVSLRLLNATWEGSGSVETHLSELKRIEFLYEQTWATEPVYLFKHALTQEVAYESLLTSRRQALHAAAGQALEGLHADRLEQVYDRLAYHYSKTEDSAKAVEYLVQFARQATRKFAHAEAVKALHEALGHVERLSAEEWEARLMDIVPRLARSLSALGRFQDALDLLLRQRDRVEQLQNPLITGRYYLLLARTYTFLADHEGTAQSANRAIEEAMQCNDEATMGKAYYVLALEDYRSGQLEPGVEHGRKAVSLLERTEERSWLGMAYFVVAMNYGFLGDLEPTLEAAAQAYAIGEALGDPRIQTPAAWVMGDVYVMRGEWEAGIETCQRAVKLAPDPHNTTDALAHLGIAYMEKGDLAQAIALLEQSVQQWSLFRLRQDQAMFTAFLSRAYLLNGQQEKALNLAMRGLELGWGTKYSQAVGLAQWALGLIAQARGKFSEAERHFKDALGTFTSINARYFVGRTHLDLAALTHARGNREAARTHLKEAHDLFTALRVPRYVERTEQLAMEFGVPLSEEPPR